In Fibrobacter sp. UWB10, a single window of DNA contains:
- a CDS encoding tandem-95 repeat protein translates to MKRINWSVATLLASAGMLASVGVAQEAENSAPSVMGIPGESINEGGKFAPIKLDKYVSDDMDKPEKLKWSVSGNKQLKVSISPERIATIEIPSKYWNGSEDITFMATDSKGAVGSETVNFNVESVNNPPEVKQIPDQNIDEGKSFTKIKLDDFVTDPDHPKNQILWEFDIQPVGKDQAEGDLNVEIDPNRVASVIIPDQNWYGSAKIKFTATDGEYASASTTANFVVKPINDAPVLKKIPDQTIEEKNEFESISLTDYVTDVDDDVMKLKWSISGNKDLKFDIDKYGSANIKIPNEFWNGSETVTFTATDPAGASAKATAKFTVKSVNDAPEFIKEVSDQTIEEKQEFKPIELDKLVKDPDHPFEQLKWTVSGNKDLAVNIAGKTATIKIPNKMWNGSESIKFKVCDPAGACAESENSFSVNSVNDVPQLVKQIPNQTIDEKKTFAKIKLDEYVKDADHKNSELSWEADVKHQGKEPQSGTLSVNIDDSHVASIEIPDPSWNGSAVVTFTVSDPEGATAKQQVTLTVKSINDIPVFKKIPDQTIEEKNEFSSVMLDDYLSDADHDLSQLKIDIAGNKDIKVNLNNKTREISFKTPSELWNGSETITLTATDPEGGKASTQFKLSIKSINDPPSMKDIAEQTIKEKGSFKPVELDKYVEDLDHSKDKLKWTVTGNRELKVSLENRVMKVTPPSPQWNGSETLTIKVTDPEGATDERTVAYTVESVNDVPEFTKQIAPQTIKEKEQFKPIKLGEMVRDLDNKLSDLQFTVDVKSANGKNAGLTVEIDAQHVANIKIPNKYWNGADEIIFTVTDPEGAKATSKALFTVQSVNDVPTLKKIPDQMIEEKQEFASIKLADLASDPDHSFKSLKWTVSGNKQLKIDIDANGVATIKKPTKNWNGSEKVTFTVTDPEGASAKSDAVFTVKSINDPPVMKDIANQTIKEKGEFKPIELDKFASDEDHDLSKLKWTVSGNKDLKVVIDPKHVATITTPNKYWNGTEKITFTVTDPEGASDKRTVTFKVESVNDIPEFVKPIKDQSIPEKREFAIINLNDIVKDADHKPDQLTWNFDVKPAKGAPKGYTPKLKVTVDGQRMAKIVIPDKYWNGSEEITFRVEDPEGGKAHCTATFTVQSVNDAPTIGKIDDQNVKEKETFKPFNLKQLVKDPDHSYARLKIEVTGNKDLKVNIDNDGNVSVKAPSPMWNGKETLTFTVTDPEGASAKATATYSVLSINDPPVMKDIANQTIKEKGSFKSIALDNYVEDLDHPKAKLKWKIEGAKELKVAMDASHNVSVIPPNPNWHGSETVKFTVSDPEGATDSRSVTFTVESVNDAPQFVRELKDQSIDEKRQFQQIKLDDLVKDPDHKNSELKWTFDVKAKSNAAPAPKGKKAAPTAEPASTKPGLTVKVDNNHVATIAIPDKYWNGAADITFTVTDPEGAKASKTAHYEVRSINDPPVISANAPKGESIRENGVFKTIDLSNLASDPDHKASQLKWSVSGNKFLKVNMLKDNTVKVSVPDAQWNGKETVTFTVTDPEGASANHKMLFEVSRVNDPPVIAKKIPDQKVKEKELFKQIKLDEYVKDPDNKPSELKWTVSGNRQLKAEISPSRVLTVTAPDKNFWCAPETMVLIVKDPDGAETSQTVTFEITSVNDAPVLKNIPDQKIKEKGQFKEIDLNKFVNDPDHKLSELTWSVKVAKVGAAPAPKPVKKPAKKSKKGKEEKAEEPAPAPVDEFQIEIDSRNIARVKIDNKYWNGERNVTFTVKDPEGASDSKTVNFKVESVNDAPEIKPIAIQSIQEKERFKPIDLSQYISDPDHPLSALKIEVSPARALKASVNAKKELIVSTPDKFWSGTEKIKIDVFDPEGARASQQITFEVTPVNDPPVVKHIAGQRIKEKERFEIVDLSKAAEDPDNKPNELHWTVTGNKDLKVDIKGSRAQILTPNPNWFGKETLTFTVKDIAGATASTQATFEVVAVNDPPTLKPVQPFVIEEKKTFAPFDFSKVVNDPDNSLEELVWTLDNEVPALKGKKAGRNGPAVKHEMNFSIDEKGVLHAETPNPYWNGMEIVTVNVFDPAGESASIQVKYTVKPVNDPPIVKEIPGQETLQGTTFKPIKLDNYVTDPDHKVSEIRWGVSGAKNLAVQINGNREAIVKPKKADWFGDETLIFTAKDPAGGSDKAMVKFVVKHVNAAPIMRDIPDHTIKEDDNNGVVAVIKLDQFARDKDNRFDELKWTFTGNKYLTVKYDKFKKTATVAQPHENWNGKPERITFTVTDPDGAKASKTALFTVIAVNDPPVANPQTYMTQEGEELKVSAAEGLMSGVTDADGEKPVSVQLVQKPRNGKINLNERDGSFTYMPNKGFSGLDEFSFKVRDPAGLASQVTTAEVNVSFKMKDLRGGETKKAEKKEEVKDDPKEDAAPAKGKAKKRRKRK, encoded by the coding sequence ATGAAACGAATAAATTGGTCTGTAGCGACCCTGCTGGCGTCAGCCGGAATGCTTGCATCTGTGGGTGTTGCTCAGGAGGCTGAAAATAGCGCTCCTTCAGTTATGGGAATTCCGGGTGAATCCATTAACGAAGGTGGAAAGTTCGCCCCGATTAAGTTGGATAAGTATGTATCCGATGATATGGATAAGCCTGAAAAGCTGAAATGGTCGGTTTCCGGCAACAAGCAGCTCAAGGTTTCTATTTCTCCCGAGCGTATTGCAACGATCGAAATTCCGAGCAAGTATTGGAACGGCTCCGAAGACATCACGTTCATGGCCACTGACTCCAAGGGTGCCGTTGGTTCTGAAACCGTGAACTTCAACGTGGAATCCGTGAACAATCCGCCCGAAGTCAAGCAGATTCCTGATCAGAACATTGATGAAGGTAAGTCCTTCACGAAGATCAAGCTCGACGATTTCGTGACTGACCCTGACCATCCGAAGAACCAGATCCTTTGGGAATTTGACATCCAACCGGTGGGCAAGGATCAAGCTGAAGGCGACCTGAATGTGGAAATCGATCCGAACCGCGTCGCTTCCGTGATTATCCCGGACCAGAACTGGTACGGCTCTGCAAAGATTAAGTTTACGGCTACTGACGGCGAATATGCTAGCGCCTCTACGACCGCAAACTTCGTGGTAAAGCCCATCAACGATGCTCCGGTTCTCAAGAAGATTCCGGACCAGACCATCGAAGAAAAGAACGAATTCGAATCCATTAGCCTCACTGATTACGTGACAGACGTTGATGACGATGTCATGAAACTCAAGTGGAGCATTTCGGGCAACAAGGACCTCAAGTTCGACATCGACAAGTACGGTTCTGCAAACATCAAGATCCCGAACGAATTCTGGAATGGCTCTGAAACCGTGACCTTCACGGCAACTGACCCTGCTGGTGCATCTGCCAAGGCAACGGCCAAGTTCACCGTCAAGTCTGTGAACGATGCTCCTGAATTCATCAAGGAAGTTTCTGATCAGACGATCGAAGAAAAGCAGGAATTCAAGCCGATCGAACTGGACAAGCTGGTCAAGGATCCCGACCATCCTTTCGAACAACTTAAATGGACGGTTTCTGGCAACAAGGATCTTGCTGTGAACATTGCTGGTAAGACCGCTACCATCAAGATTCCGAACAAAATGTGGAACGGTTCTGAATCCATCAAGTTCAAGGTTTGCGACCCGGCCGGCGCTTGCGCTGAATCCGAAAACAGCTTCTCGGTGAACTCCGTGAACGATGTGCCGCAGCTCGTGAAGCAGATTCCGAACCAGACCATCGACGAAAAGAAGACCTTCGCAAAGATCAAGCTCGATGAATACGTGAAGGATGCTGACCACAAGAATTCTGAACTTTCTTGGGAAGCCGATGTGAAGCACCAGGGCAAGGAACCGCAGTCCGGTACTTTGTCTGTAAACATCGACGACTCTCACGTTGCTTCTATTGAAATTCCGGACCCGAGCTGGAATGGTTCTGCTGTCGTGACCTTCACGGTGTCTGACCCGGAAGGCGCAACCGCTAAGCAGCAGGTGACTCTGACTGTCAAGTCTATTAACGATATTCCTGTGTTCAAGAAGATTCCGGACCAGACTATCGAAGAAAAGAATGAATTCTCTTCTGTCATGCTTGATGACTATCTCTCCGATGCCGACCACGATCTCTCCCAGTTGAAGATCGACATCGCAGGTAACAAGGACATCAAGGTTAACCTGAATAACAAGACTCGCGAAATTTCTTTCAAGACTCCGTCCGAACTCTGGAACGGTTCTGAAACCATTACCCTTACTGCTACTGACCCTGAAGGTGGCAAGGCTTCCACTCAGTTCAAGCTTTCCATTAAGTCTATCAACGACCCTCCGTCCATGAAGGATATTGCTGAACAGACCATCAAGGAAAAGGGCTCCTTCAAGCCGGTCGAACTTGACAAGTATGTCGAAGACCTTGACCACTCTAAGGATAAGCTCAAGTGGACTGTTACGGGTAACCGCGAACTCAAGGTATCTCTTGAAAACCGCGTGATGAAGGTGACTCCGCCGTCTCCGCAGTGGAACGGTTCTGAAACCCTCACCATCAAGGTCACTGACCCGGAAGGTGCAACCGATGAACGTACCGTTGCTTACACGGTTGAATCCGTGAACGACGTGCCGGAATTCACGAAGCAGATTGCTCCGCAGACCATCAAGGAAAAGGAACAGTTTAAGCCGATCAAGCTCGGTGAAATGGTTCGCGACCTCGATAACAAGCTTTCTGACCTTCAGTTCACTGTCGACGTGAAGTCTGCTAACGGCAAGAACGCTGGCCTCACGGTTGAAATCGATGCTCAGCATGTGGCTAACATCAAGATTCCGAACAAGTACTGGAATGGTGCAGACGAAATCATCTTTACGGTCACTGACCCTGAAGGCGCTAAGGCAACCTCTAAGGCTCTCTTCACGGTGCAGTCTGTGAACGACGTTCCGACTCTCAAGAAGATTCCTGACCAGATGATCGAAGAAAAGCAGGAATTCGCTTCCATCAAGCTTGCTGATCTCGCTTCTGACCCGGATCACTCCTTCAAGAGCCTCAAGTGGACTGTTTCTGGCAACAAGCAGCTCAAGATTGATATCGACGCCAACGGTGTTGCAACAATCAAGAAGCCGACCAAGAACTGGAACGGTTCTGAAAAGGTGACCTTCACGGTGACCGACCCGGAAGGCGCTTCTGCTAAGTCTGACGCTGTGTTCACTGTCAAGTCCATCAACGACCCGCCGGTCATGAAGGATATTGCTAACCAGACCATCAAGGAAAAGGGCGAATTCAAGCCGATCGAACTCGACAAGTTCGCATCTGACGAAGACCACGACCTCTCCAAGCTCAAGTGGACTGTGTCCGGCAACAAGGACCTGAAGGTTGTTATCGACCCGAAGCATGTTGCTACGATCACCACTCCGAACAAGTACTGGAACGGTACTGAAAAGATCACTTTCACGGTGACTGACCCGGAAGGCGCTTCTGACAAGCGTACGGTGACCTTCAAGGTTGAATCTGTGAACGATATTCCGGAATTCGTGAAGCCCATCAAGGACCAGAGCATTCCGGAAAAGCGTGAATTTGCAATCATTAACCTGAACGACATCGTTAAGGATGCTGACCACAAGCCTGATCAGCTCACCTGGAACTTTGACGTGAAGCCGGCTAAGGGTGCTCCGAAGGGTTATACCCCGAAGCTCAAGGTTACGGTCGACGGCCAGCGCATGGCTAAGATCGTGATTCCGGACAAGTACTGGAACGGTTCTGAAGAAATCACCTTCCGCGTGGAAGACCCGGAAGGCGGCAAGGCTCATTGCACTGCAACCTTTACCGTCCAGTCCGTGAACGATGCTCCGACCATCGGCAAGATTGATGATCAGAACGTTAAGGAAAAGGAAACCTTCAAGCCCTTCAACCTGAAGCAGCTCGTGAAGGATCCGGATCACTCTTATGCTCGTCTCAAGATCGAAGTCACTGGCAACAAGGACCTCAAGGTTAATATCGATAACGACGGTAATGTTTCTGTCAAGGCTCCGAGCCCGATGTGGAACGGTAAGGAAACTTTGACCTTCACCGTGACCGACCCGGAAGGTGCTTCTGCCAAGGCTACTGCTACTTACTCTGTGCTGTCTATCAACGACCCGCCGGTCATGAAGGATATTGCTAACCAGACCATCAAGGAAAAGGGTAGCTTCAAGTCTATCGCTCTCGACAACTATGTGGAAGACCTCGACCACCCGAAGGCTAAGCTCAAGTGGAAGATTGAAGGTGCCAAGGAACTCAAGGTTGCTATGGACGCAAGCCACAATGTGTCTGTGATTCCGCCTAACCCGAACTGGCATGGTTCTGAAACCGTCAAGTTCACGGTTTCTGACCCGGAAGGCGCAACTGATAGCCGCTCCGTGACCTTCACGGTTGAATCGGTGAACGATGCTCCGCAGTTCGTTCGCGAACTCAAGGATCAGTCCATCGACGAAAAGAGACAGTTCCAGCAGATCAAGCTTGACGATCTCGTTAAGGACCCGGACCACAAGAACAGCGAACTCAAGTGGACCTTCGATGTGAAGGCCAAGTCTAACGCTGCTCCGGCTCCGAAGGGCAAGAAGGCTGCTCCGACTGCAGAACCGGCTAGCACCAAGCCTGGCTTGACTGTTAAGGTGGACAACAACCACGTTGCTACGATTGCTATTCCGGACAAGTACTGGAACGGTGCTGCCGACATTACCTTCACGGTGACTGACCCGGAAGGTGCCAAGGCTTCCAAGACCGCTCATTACGAAGTTCGCTCTATCAACGACCCGCCGGTTATTTCTGCTAACGCCCCGAAGGGTGAATCCATCCGCGAAAACGGCGTGTTCAAGACTATCGATCTTTCGAACCTTGCTTCTGACCCGGATCACAAGGCTTCTCAGCTCAAGTGGTCTGTCTCTGGCAACAAGTTCCTGAAGGTGAACATGCTCAAGGACAACACCGTGAAGGTGTCTGTGCCTGACGCTCAGTGGAACGGCAAGGAAACGGTGACCTTCACCGTGACTGACCCGGAAGGTGCTTCTGCCAACCACAAGATGCTCTTCGAAGTGTCTCGCGTGAACGATCCTCCTGTTATCGCCAAGAAGATTCCTGACCAGAAGGTTAAGGAAAAGGAACTCTTCAAGCAGATCAAGCTTGACGAATACGTGAAAGACCCGGATAACAAGCCGAGCGAACTCAAGTGGACCGTTTCTGGCAACCGCCAGCTCAAGGCTGAAATTTCTCCGAGCCGCGTGCTTACTGTTACCGCTCCGGATAAGAACTTCTGGTGCGCTCCGGAAACCATGGTTCTCATTGTGAAGGACCCGGATGGTGCAGAAACTTCTCAGACTGTGACCTTCGAAATCACTTCTGTGAACGACGCTCCGGTGCTCAAGAATATTCCTGACCAGAAGATCAAGGAAAAGGGTCAGTTCAAGGAAATCGACCTGAACAAGTTCGTGAACGATCCTGACCACAAGCTCTCTGAACTCACTTGGTCCGTCAAGGTTGCCAAGGTGGGTGCTGCTCCTGCTCCGAAGCCGGTTAAGAAGCCCGCTAAGAAGAGCAAGAAGGGCAAGGAAGAAAAGGCTGAAGAACCGGCACCTGCTCCGGTTGACGAATTCCAGATTGAAATTGATAGCCGTAACATTGCTCGCGTGAAGATTGATAACAAGTACTGGAATGGTGAACGCAACGTGACCTTCACCGTGAAGGACCCGGAAGGTGCTTCCGACTCCAAGACGGTTAACTTCAAGGTTGAATCCGTGAACGACGCTCCGGAAATCAAGCCGATTGCTATCCAGAGCATCCAGGAAAAGGAACGCTTCAAGCCGATCGATCTCTCTCAGTATATCTCTGACCCGGATCATCCGCTCTCCGCTTTGAAGATTGAAGTCTCTCCGGCTCGCGCCCTCAAGGCTTCTGTCAACGCCAAGAAGGAACTCATCGTTTCTACTCCGGACAAGTTCTGGAGCGGTACCGAAAAGATCAAGATTGACGTGTTTGACCCTGAAGGAGCTCGCGCTTCTCAGCAGATTACCTTCGAAGTGACTCCGGTCAACGACCCGCCGGTCGTGAAGCACATTGCTGGCCAGAGAATCAAGGAAAAGGAACGCTTCGAAATTGTTGATCTCTCCAAGGCTGCCGAAGACCCGGATAACAAGCCCAATGAACTCCACTGGACCGTTACCGGCAATAAGGACCTTAAGGTTGATATCAAGGGTAGCCGTGCCCAGATCTTGACTCCGAACCCGAACTGGTTCGGTAAGGAAACCCTCACCTTCACGGTGAAGGATATCGCAGGTGCTACCGCTTCTACGCAGGCAACCTTCGAAGTTGTCGCTGTGAACGACCCGCCGACCCTCAAGCCGGTTCAGCCGTTCGTAATCGAAGAAAAGAAGACATTTGCTCCGTTCGACTTCAGCAAGGTTGTAAACGATCCGGATAACAGCCTCGAAGAACTTGTTTGGACTCTCGATAACGAAGTCCCGGCTCTTAAGGGTAAGAAGGCTGGCAGAAACGGCCCGGCTGTGAAGCATGAAATGAACTTCTCTATCGATGAAAAGGGTGTTCTCCATGCTGAAACTCCGAACCCGTACTGGAACGGTATGGAAATCGTGACTGTGAACGTGTTTGACCCGGCTGGCGAAAGCGCCTCTATCCAGGTGAAGTACACGGTGAAGCCCGTGAACGACCCGCCGATCGTGAAGGAAATTCCTGGCCAGGAAACCCTGCAGGGCACTACCTTCAAGCCGATCAAGCTCGACAACTATGTAACTGATCCTGACCATAAGGTTAGCGAAATCCGTTGGGGCGTGTCTGGTGCTAAGAACCTCGCTGTCCAGATCAACGGTAACCGCGAAGCTATCGTGAAGCCGAAGAAGGCTGACTGGTTCGGTGACGAAACCCTCATCTTTACCGCTAAGGACCCGGCTGGTGGTTCTGACAAGGCAATGGTGAAGTTCGTTGTGAAGCATGTGAATGCCGCTCCGATTATGCGCGATATTCCTGACCACACGATCAAGGAAGACGACAACAACGGTGTCGTGGCCGTGATCAAGCTCGATCAGTTTGCTCGCGATAAGGATAACCGCTTCGATGAACTCAAGTGGACCTTCACTGGCAACAAGTACCTGACTGTCAAGTATGACAAGTTCAAGAAGACCGCAACTGTTGCTCAGCCGCACGAAAACTGGAACGGTAAGCCGGAACGTATCACCTTCACGGTGACCGACCCGGATGGCGCTAAGGCTTCTAAGACCGCTCTCTTCACGGTGATTGCTGTGAATGATCCGCCGGTAGCCAACCCGCAGACTTACATGACTCAGGAAGGCGAAGAACTCAAGGTTAGCGCCGCCGAAGGTCTGATGTCTGGCGTGACGGATGCCGATGGTGAAAAGCCGGTGTCTGTGCAGCTCGTGCAGAAGCCGCGCAACGGTAAGATCAACCTGAACGAACGCGACGGTTCCTTCACCTACATGCCGAACAAGGGCTTCTCTGGCCTCGATGAATTCAGCTTCAAGGTCCGTGACCCGGCTGGCCTCGCCTCTCAGGTGACGACTGCTGAAGTCAACGTTTCCTTCAAGATGAAGGACCTCCGCGGTGGCGAAACCAAGAAGGCCGAAAAGAAGGAAGAAGTGAAGGATGATCCGAAGGAAGACGCTGCCCCGGCTAAGGGTAAGGCCAAGAAGCGCCGCAAGAGAAAGTAA
- a CDS encoding M23 family metallopeptidase, whose amino-acid sequence MQHKVLNDLYRQGGITFFAFPGENEIPLEPLQNLALALNAGARFLVIDFSGKNILKGNSPISASDLFEKPLSQETLNELGSDTNSWTITGTRCFPQNDDQFRCLYHNLQQIKKSISQIVAVLPLEISDQEAYYAKLVSRLIVIDGESAHEASAYLEDLPHFNKSNLLWLFPQKPDKKKFYHAYRAVRRSHSFYKEIRNCDWKKDPETFAKIIENLHKFSILEKNPLDGTSKVFRTLFPLLFLLMIALPFFFVTKTEPGISNTRDRIHERDKLSIAPSFEYTFDGKESMQRISRYAIGRFNALITNDKMIQQYVKVTLEENGYPANAWENNSKNIPPVGTAIKFSRPDFFEKSASDSIGAAWKYWTSIVSDSVAYLTEFYHAQATAKYRQHNGIDLASRQGARILAPFAAKAWTARDERGGIVIGLVRQKDVVIFMHCDQLLYLDGQEVMAGDPIATVGLTGHTTGPHAHIVTGLIDRNGDKRIGNVRYKVIDPIKWFYMFKPTADAVRNRQ is encoded by the coding sequence ATGCAGCACAAGGTCTTAAATGACCTGTACAGGCAGGGCGGAATCACCTTTTTTGCTTTTCCGGGCGAAAACGAGATTCCGCTTGAACCCTTGCAGAACCTTGCGCTGGCGCTAAACGCCGGCGCTCGTTTTTTGGTTATTGACTTTTCAGGAAAAAATATCCTGAAAGGAAACTCCCCCATTTCTGCAAGCGATCTTTTCGAAAAGCCTCTTTCGCAAGAAACACTGAACGAACTCGGTTCCGATACGAATAGCTGGACTATTACAGGAACCAGGTGTTTCCCGCAAAACGACGATCAATTCAGGTGCCTGTACCATAACCTGCAACAAATCAAGAAATCGATTTCGCAAATCGTCGCCGTTCTGCCCTTGGAAATTAGCGACCAAGAGGCCTATTACGCAAAGCTTGTTTCTAGGCTTATCGTAATCGACGGTGAGAGTGCTCACGAAGCGTCAGCTTATTTGGAAGACCTTCCGCACTTCAACAAATCAAACTTGCTTTGGCTATTCCCGCAAAAGCCAGACAAGAAGAAATTTTACCACGCCTACAGGGCGGTTCGTCGCAGCCATTCGTTCTACAAAGAAATTCGAAATTGCGACTGGAAAAAAGATCCCGAAACATTCGCCAAGATTATCGAGAATCTGCACAAGTTTTCAATTCTTGAAAAGAATCCGCTTGACGGCACTTCAAAAGTTTTCAGGACGCTTTTCCCGCTTCTGTTCTTACTCATGATTGCGCTGCCGTTTTTCTTTGTGACAAAAACGGAACCAGGCATTTCGAATACGCGAGACCGCATTCACGAACGCGACAAACTTTCGATTGCGCCGTCATTTGAATACACCTTTGACGGCAAGGAATCAATGCAGCGTATTTCACGCTATGCCATCGGTCGTTTTAACGCATTGATTACCAACGACAAGATGATTCAGCAATATGTCAAGGTCACGCTCGAAGAAAACGGCTACCCCGCTAACGCTTGGGAAAACAACAGCAAGAACATTCCGCCCGTAGGAACCGCCATCAAGTTTTCAAGACCTGACTTTTTTGAAAAGTCTGCAAGCGATTCCATTGGCGCCGCTTGGAAATACTGGACATCGATCGTATCGGACAGCGTCGCCTACCTTACAGAATTTTACCACGCCCAAGCCACCGCAAAGTACAGACAACATAACGGCATCGACTTGGCATCGCGTCAGGGCGCCCGCATACTCGCCCCGTTCGCAGCCAAGGCATGGACCGCTCGCGACGAACGCGGCGGCATTGTGATTGGGCTTGTACGCCAAAAAGACGTAGTCATCTTTATGCACTGCGACCAGTTGCTTTATTTGGACGGCCAAGAAGTGATGGCCGGCGACCCCATTGCAACAGTCGGCCTTACAGGTCACACCACGGGCCCGCATGCACACATCGTTACAGGGCTTATCGACAGGAATGGCGACAAGCGTATCGGCAACGTTCGGTACAAAGTAATAGACCCGATTAAGTGGTTCTACATGTTCAAGCCAACAGCAGATGCAGTAAGAAACCGGCAATAA